A window of the Xenopus laevis strain J_2021 chromosome 9_10L, Xenopus_laevis_v10.1, whole genome shotgun sequence genome harbors these coding sequences:
- the dusp19.L gene encoding dual specificity protein phosphatase 19: MHSLGDEIKGFSKNKLKKQCTRITTLSGKRIIETWKDSVVQVVDDPEQRDGSGCGYVQDLSTDLQVGVVKPWLLLGSQDVAQDMDILKKYKVTHILNVAYGVDNVFPNEFTYKKISILDLPETDIASFFPECFNFLEKVKLQNGVVLVHCNAGVSRAPAIAIGFLMYDEKINFARAFSIVKNARPAACPNPGFMEQLHKYQETVRRPEDMIHEKTD; this comes from the exons ATGCACTCTCTTGGTGATGAAATCAAAGGCTTCTCAAAGAACAAACTGAAGAAACAATGCACACGGATAACAACTTTATCAGGGAAGAGGATTATAGAGACTTGGAAAGACTCAGTGGTGCAAGTTGTAGATGACCCAGAGCAACGAGATGGCTCAGGCTGTGGGTATGTGCAAGACCTTAGTACGGACCTGCAGGTTGGAGTTGTCAAAccttggttactgcttg gatcACAGGATGTAGCACAAGATATGGATATACTGAAAAAATATAAG GTCACCCACATCTTGAATGTTGCTTACGGAGTGGACAATGTTTTTCCAAATGAATTCACTTACAAGAAGATCTCTATCTTGGATCTTCCGGAGACAGACATTGCTTCCTTTTTCCCAGAATGCTTTAATTTTCTAGAAAAAGTAAAACTCCAG aatggaGTTGTGCTTGTCCACTGCAATGCAGGAGTTTCCCGTGCACCAGCAATAGCTATTGGTTTCTTAATGTATGATGAGAAGATTAATTTTGCCAGAGCCTTTTCTATAGTAAAAAATGCAAGGCCTGCAGCATGCCCGAATCCTGGCTTCATGGAACAACTTCATAAGTACCAAGAAACCGTCAGAAGACCTGAAGATATGATACATGAAAAGACAGATTGA